AATTGGAAGCGGCTCGGATGCGGAATGGTGGTCGAGACGAGTTTGCGCCGCAGCTTCTCCATTAACGGGCGCTGGGGCTCACGCTCGGCGGCGGTGGACGCGCGATAGGCGCTGACAAGGTCGCGGTAAGGCACGCCGGACGGGCAGGCCGGTTCGCAGGCGAGACAGCCGAGGCAAGCGTCGAGGTGAGGCGCGGCGTCGGCGACGGCGAGGGAGCCCTCAAGGACCTCCTTCATCAGCACAATGCGCCCGCGCGGGGAATCCATCTCGGTGCCGAGCTCGCGGTAGGTGGGGCAAGCCGGCAGGCAGAACCCGCAGTGCACACATTTCTCCACGGCGCGGGCCATGGGAGCGGTCAGGGGGCCGTGGGTATCAGGAGGAATGGCGTGCTGCATGGGGGGTAGTCAGATAGGGCAGACTCAGCCCGAAAGGCACGCAAGAACGGCACACGCCGCGCTAGCGGGAGGTGACGAACTCGTCTCGTCGTTGATAGGCTCGCAGGACTCGGGCATTATCGGCGGAAGCGGGCAAGGTGGCATCGATCATGACCTCGTAGCCCCAGTGCGGGATACCGTTGGTGTCGGGTGCGCCATGGACCCAGAGGACGAGGACCGACGGTGTGAGCCATCCTTGCACTTCCGAGGAACAAGCGCGGTCGAGTTGGCGGGTGGTAAAAAACGGCGTGAGGTCGGTGCTGCGCACGGAGATGGAGGCTTGATCCAAGTCGTGAGTGTCGACGAGGAAGGCGTGGCGCCAGTGGTTTGGGCGGAGTTCGTTGAGCCCGATCCAGCGGCCTTGGGGCGACCAGTGGAGTGATTCAAACTGGCCGGTGGACCAGAAGTAGCGTTGGTCCTGATCGGCCTGGCGGGTCATCTCGATGACGTTGGGCAAACCTTCGGTGCGCTTGAGCTGCGTGAACCACAGCCCGTCGGGAGAGGCGCCGCTGAGCGGGGCATGCGGACGTTGGCGCGGGTTGAAGAGACCGGCGGACAAGGCTTCCGCGGAGACCAAGGCGCGGTGCGTGTCGGGTGGGAAAAAGTGATCGTGGTTGGCGGGGGCCAGGGCGTCGAAACCGAGTTCGGCCACGTTCAGTTCCGCGAGCGGGATCCCCTGCCAGTTGATGGGAATGATGAGAAAGATGCCCCATTCCATGATGGGGAGAGCGGCGGGGCGCCGAGAGTTGAGGCAGCCCGGTAGGGATACGAGCACGGCCAACGTGACGGCGAGCGGACGCAGATGACGGGCAAGCGTGGACATGAACAGGGGGGCAGATTCGTGGCCAGCGAAGGGCGTCAGCGTGGCAGCGCGCGTGGGTTGGGAAAAGCGGGAAGTGAGTAAAAGAAAAGCGCGACCGGGGAGGGTCGCGCTTGATTGGTGCGAGGGTTTGCGCGAGCGCTTACTCGACGGTTACCGGGACGTTCCGGAACTGAACGGGGAACCTTACGTTGCCGCTTTCACAAGATACTTCCAGCACCTGCAGATACTCCGACGGTTGCTCCGTCGCCGGAAAAACCAAGGAGGCGGCAGTGGAGATTTCGCGGATAAGATCCGAGGTGGCGTAAGTAGAGGCATCTTTGCTTCCGAGTTGGGACTGTTTAGCGCGGGCGACATTGCCAAAGGGATCAATGATACGGGAGAAACTGGAGTTGTAGGTTCCGTAGATCTTGAGTCGTAGATCTTCCTTCAAGGCAGTGATCCGCAGTTGGGCTTTGATGGAATCGCCGGACTTGGTGACGGAGAGCAGCTCAAAGCGGATATCCCGCGTGGTGATGGCGCCGGTTGGAGCGGGCGGAGGTTTAAGCTTCTGTTGGCGTTCTTGGAGCAGAGGAGGATCTCCCACGGTGGTCTGCCCGGCGGACTTGGCGAGGAGGTCGGCGACGGTGCCGACCTTGGGAATGCGGACCTGGGAGACGGAGAAGATCTTGGCGGTTTCGACGGAGATCAGGCGGGCGTTGATTTTAATGTCGTTGCCCAGGTCGACGATCGAGCCAGTGACCACGGCGTCGACGGCGAGGAACTGGCCCAATTGTTTGATGGTGTCGGGATTGAGCAGGCCGGTGGCCCCCAGCTTATGCTCCGCCATGACTTGGGTGAGTTGGCGTCGCTCAACCACGTCGAACTTTCCCGGGCTCACAACGAAGAGTTGGGTGATCAATTCTTCGGCGAGGAACTGGCCGAAGTGACTGACGTCACCATTCAGATCCGCGAACTCCAGCACGGCGACGCGTTGTTTGCCTTCGGCCTCAAGGTTGGTCGTGATTTGCGTCGCGAGATCGGCGATCCCGGACTCGAAGTCGGCGTGAAGGGATTGAGTCAGTATCACGCAGGCCCAGGCGGCGGCCATGGTGCGGCCTAGATATGAGGTCAGTTTCATTGCGGGGGTGGATTTGGTTTTTGGAGGACAACGACCGTCGCTTGGCCAGTAGCGGGGTCGAAAGCGTTCAGATTGATGAGGTAGGTGAAAGCGGAGCTTTTCCAGGAGAGGAGGGGACCGGCGGTGATCACCGTTTTACGAATCGGTGGTGAACCGTCTGCGGGGATTAAAGTGGCGGCGGCGATTTTGGAATCGGCGACAACCGACAGCGTCACACTGAACGAGAATTCGCCGTTTTCCGGAGACCAGGCTTCGCCTGAAGATAGGTGAAGCTCAGTCGATCGTGGAGCGGACAGGGTGGCTGGCGGGGTAACGGCGACCGGTGGCGGGGAACTTGACGAAGTGGCCGCTTGAGCTGCGGGCGGCGGCTCGTCTCGAAACCGCCTTTCGATGAAATCCACGACGTTAGTCAGGTTGGCCAAAAAGGTCACGGTGGCGACGACTCCGGTTCCGGCTGCCGAGGCTTTCACCCACGGCGAGGAGGTCTTCAACTTCAGCAAGGCGGATTTCATGACGATGGGGCACCTGGTTGCTGCCAGTTGAGTGCCAATCGACCGGTGGAATCCGCGCTCATTTTAGCCGAGTGGGCTGGGGCGCGAAGTCGAGCGGCTGCTTGTCCGGGGCGCGGTCTGGACATGGGAAGTTCAAGGCCGGGGCGAGCGGCTTCTTTTGGAATGGGGGTAGGCATCGGGTGGCGGACCGTCGAGTCGGAGCCAGCGAAGGCCGTATTGGGAACACCGCCGTCACGGGAGGAAAGCCCGAAACGTCTGGAGCAAAAGAAAAGCGCGACCGGGGAAGGTCGCGCTTGGGATAGAATTTGAGGAGACTCTGGAGGTGCTCAGAAGCCTTTGAAGTGCTTGGGGTCTTCGGGGTCCTGGTAGCGGGTGGTGTAGGTCTTGTTGCTGGCGGCGAGTTTGAGGAACACGTCCAGCGGCACGATCTCGACCGGGCCCTCGAGGTTCTGCGTCACTTCGACGAGGCTGTTCACGTCGTTGGATTCACGCACGTGCACGAGCAGGAAGTAGGGGCGCTTGGCGTTGAGGTAGATGAGCTCGTTGAGATCCGCGGTCACTTCCTCGCGGGGACGTTTCGGATCGATGTAATAATCGTAGGAGATGAGCGGTTGGCCGTTGCGCAGATCGCGGGTGCGGGCGGGGCCGTAGCCGTTGATGAAGCCGATGACATCGGGGAAGGCTTCGTAGTAGCGGTCGACCGTTTCCTTGGTGAGGTCGGTGTTGCCCACGTTGCCGTCGGCGGCGGAGTTGTCCATGATCTCCATGACGTGCTCGTCGAGCATGGCCATCATCTCCTTGGCTTCATCCATGAGGCCGAAGAAGCGGTCCTCGGGGATGTGGTTCGGATACATGTAACCCGGGCCGGAGAGGCCGCCGATGAAGTAGTCATTGGGGGTGGCGGACTCGTGGAAGTATTCGAGGGCGGGGGCGGAGAACTTGGTCCAGTTCATCGTGACCTGCCAGCCGAAGGGCAGTTTGCCGCGGCCGGGTTTGGTCCACACGCCGATGCCGATGGAGTCGGACTGCACGAAGGACATGTAGACCTTCTCCTCGGCGACGAGATCGGCATCGAGAGCGACGTTATTGTTGTTGGTGAACTTGAAGCCCTCGGTGAAGCCGAACTGGCAGTTGAAGCTGAGGTTGGGCAGGTTGTGCAGGCCTTCCATCTTGAGGCCGTAGGTGGAGAGCAGGGTGGTGGCCTGTTCCTCGGTGTCTTTGCCGTAGGGGTGCCAGCCGAAGACGATGGAGCCCGGGTTGAGCTCGGAGAAGATGCGCTTCATGAGCGCGAGTTCCTCGGGGTGGCGCAACGGGTTGGCCGAGAGGTCGTGGAAGAACATCTTTTGGCGGATGCCCCAGTCGGCCATGGCGGGTTGCATGACCCGGCCGCGGTGGCCGCCCATGAGCATGACCGAGTCGTGGGTGCAGCGCTCCCAGTAGCGATCGTAGGCGTCCTGGTAGATCGCGGCGTCGCTCATGCCGTTGTAGCGGCCGCGCAGGTCGTCGATGGGCTGGAGGCCATGACGCTCGACCAGCGGTATGAGTTCTTCGGATACAACGACGGCGTCTTCGAGGCCGGCGATGGTGAAGGCGACGTTGAGGGACGGGCCGACGGTTTTGTCCCAGACCACGTAACCCTTGGCGGCGGATTTGAATTTCGTCAGCGCGGCGTCGGCGTCGCGCAGGGTGGTGAAGTCGACGTGGTGTTTGCGCTCATAGAAATCGAGCAGGGGCGCGGTGATTTCCCATTGGAAATCCGGCGGGTGCACGACGTAGAGCTGGGGCTGATCGCGATTGGCGAGACCTTGCAGGCTGACGATGAGTGCCTTGTCGGACAGGCCGGAGTCGACGCGCCAATCGAGGTCGAAACACATCACCGAAGCGTCACGGCCGTTGTCGGCGGCGACAGCGGACGAGGCGGTGGGGCCTAGGGCGATCGCAGTGGCGGTGAGGGCGAGGGAGCAAAGGGAACGCAGGGATTTCATTTGGCGGCCTCCTCAGCGGAGAGTTTGTCGAAAACGTAGACGAGCGGGCGGGTGCGGCTGGAGTGCAGCTCGATGAGGGTGAGGCGGTCGCCCATCTCACCGACGCGGAACTCCTGGTAGAGACGCATGGGCACGTCGCCCTGGGAGACCTCGACGGAGGTGTTGGCTTCGATGCGCAGGGTGCGGCCATCGTCGAGCCAAGTGGCCGTCGCGGTGGTGGTGCCGTGTTTGGTCGGGTAGACGGCCATGTGGCGTTGCTCGACGCGGAAGTAGTCGTCGCTGGTGACCGACTGAGTCGTGTCGTAGTGATTGGTGGCGGACACTTTGGTGGAGCGCCACTGCATGTGGTAGGTGACGCTCACGGCGGAGCCGTCCGTGGCGATTTCGAGGTCCATTTTCTGCCAACCATCGAGGGCGGTGCTCTTGGCGGGATCCATACGCCAACGGCCGTCGATGTTGGGGGCGGCGGACAGGAAG
This portion of the Actomonas aquatica genome encodes:
- a CDS encoding FlgO family outer membrane protein, with protein sequence MKLTSYLGRTMAAAWACVILTQSLHADFESGIADLATQITTNLEAEGKQRVAVLEFADLNGDVSHFGQFLAEELITQLFVVSPGKFDVVERRQLTQVMAEHKLGATGLLNPDTIKQLGQFLAVDAVVTGSIVDLGNDIKINARLISVETAKIFSVSQVRIPKVGTVADLLAKSAGQTTVGDPPLLQERQQKLKPPPAPTGAITTRDIRFELLSVTKSGDSIKAQLRITALKEDLRLKIYGTYNSSFSRIIDPFGNVARAKQSQLGSKDASTYATSDLIREISTAASLVFPATEQPSEYLQVLEVSCESGNVRFPVQFRNVPVTVE
- a CDS encoding GxGYxYP domain-containing protein, with the translated sequence MKSLRSLCSLALTATAIALGPTASSAVAADNGRDASVMCFDLDWRVDSGLSDKALIVSLQGLANRDQPQLYVVHPPDFQWEITAPLLDFYERKHHVDFTTLRDADAALTKFKSAAKGYVVWDKTVGPSLNVAFTIAGLEDAVVVSEELIPLVERHGLQPIDDLRGRYNGMSDAAIYQDAYDRYWERCTHDSVMLMGGHRGRVMQPAMADWGIRQKMFFHDLSANPLRHPEELALMKRIFSELNPGSIVFGWHPYGKDTEEQATTLLSTYGLKMEGLHNLPNLSFNCQFGFTEGFKFTNNNNVALDADLVAEEKVYMSFVQSDSIGIGVWTKPGRGKLPFGWQVTMNWTKFSAPALEYFHESATPNDYFIGGLSGPGYMYPNHIPEDRFFGLMDEAKEMMAMLDEHVMEIMDNSAADGNVGNTDLTKETVDRYYEAFPDVIGFINGYGPARTRDLRNGQPLISYDYYIDPKRPREEVTADLNELIYLNAKRPYFLLVHVRESNDVNSLVEVTQNLEGPVEIVPLDVFLKLAASNKTYTTRYQDPEDPKHFKGF